The nucleotide sequence GTCCAAAAAGAGGGAGCTGAAGATTCTCTTGAGTGTCTTGTCCACCAGACCAGGATCCTTAATCCTCACATCGTACGGCACGCCACTGCCCCAACTTGGGCTGGAGGATAGAACCAGGGTTTTGGAGGGTTGGAGGGAGAGCAGGCTTTGGGCTGTCAGGGGGTTGTTCAAGTCGATGACTACGCTGGGCAAGCTGGGGTTTTTGAGGAGTAGTAATACTTTTGCGCCGCTGACGGGGTTTCCTTCTGTGCCGAAGGAGTGGGTTGCTACTTCTTCGTTTCCGTTTGAGTTTATCAGGCCAACGGCGGAGGTTGAAACGGACGTGGTGATTATTGGATCGGGGTGCGGGTCAGGGGTGGTGACGAACAGGTTGGCGAATACGTTTGGCAAAGGGGTCaaggttttggttttggaaaagggggggcatTTCGACGCGTCGTATTTTCCCATGTCGCAGACGGTGGGGTTGTCGGCTATGTTTGAGGccgggggggtggttgagtcGGATGATGGGTCGATTACTGTTACGGCGGGGAGctgttttgggggtggtgggacgGTGAACTGGAGCGCGTCGTTGCAGCCGCAGGATTTTGTCAGGAAGGACTGGGCCGAGACATACAAGATGCCTTTTTTTGACGGGAGGGAGTTCCAGGAGTGTTTGGATTATGTTTGGGAGAAGATGGGGGTTACGGATAAGATTACGCCGAACCATGGAAATCAGGTGCTGTTGAATGGTGGGAGGCAGACGGGGTGTAAAAGGTGCAAGATTGTGCCGCAAAATACGCGCGGTCAACCGCACAACTGTGGTTATTGCACGTTGGGATGCGCTAATGGTGAGAAGATGGGACCTGTGAATGGATGGTTCCCAGAGGCTGCTGAGAAGGGGGCTGTAGAGTTTATCGAAGGGTTCAGGGCTGAAAGAGTCCTTTTTgatgagaaaaagaagagcaagaaggtGGCCTGTGGTGTTGCGGGCGTTTGGACCCCCAAGGAAGGCGGAGAGCCGATCAAGGTTGtcgtcaaggccaagaaggtggTTGTCAGCGCTGGCACGCTGTGGAGTCCGGTGGTTCTGATGAACAGTGGGATCAAGAACCCCCAGGTTGGCAAGAACCTGTATTTGCATCCTGTCAActttgttgctggtgctttCGATGAGGACATTCGTCCTTGGGAGGGTGTGTGGACCCTATCAGTTTCAGTGCATGATCAAAGCTAACAACATCCAGGCGGCAGTCTCACGACGGTGGTTGGCGATTTCGAGGACCTCGACGGCAAGGGTCACGGCGCCAAACTGGAGGCCATGTCCATGATGCCCAGCTTGGCACTTCCCTTCCTCACATGGCGCTCTGGAAGCGACTACAAGCTGATGGCGGCCAAGTACCGCCACATCAATCAGTACATCTCCATCATCCGTGACAGGGACACTGGATACATTTACAGAGACCCCTATACCGGCGACCCTCGTATCTCGTACACGCCGTCCGATTTCGACCGCGCCCACAACTTTGTCGGTGTTCTCGAGCTCTGCAAAATTCTGCATGCGACTGGGGCGAGAGAAATCCACCCTTGTCTGCCTGGCTTCCAGCCATTTGTTCGGTCTCAAGGCGACTCAAAGAAGACGGACAAGGCGTTCAAGAAGTGGCTCAGGAAACTGAAGAAGCATGGCAACAAGCCACCTGTTGCGCCGTTTGTCTCGGCTCATCAGATGGGTACCTGCCGCATGAGCGCCAAGGCAAAGGACGGTGTCGTTGACCCTCGTGGTAGAGTGTGGGATACCGAGGGGCTGTATGTGGCCGATGCCAGTGTCTTCCCTACAGCCAGCGGTGTCAACCCTATGGTCACGACCATGGCTCTTGCTGACTGGGTTGCGAGGGGTATTTGTGAGGACATCAAGGACGAGCTGGTTGTTGAGAAAGTGCCTTCGAGGTTGTAAAATATGTACATGAGTAACGGTGATTCGATACATGGCCGACGGACGGTGGATCATGATTAATATGTAATATTGTACATACAGCTATGTGCGTAAATAATATGGTTTGCACGATCAGTTCAGCCCCTTTCGTCCGATCACACCCAATCCCCATGTCCTCAGAACAggcacaacagcagcaaaccTTGACCCAGCCAATGCCAGCGCCAAACGAGAATTCGGGTTCTTTCCAACCCAAGCAAGCAGCCAACCCGAGGCCATCACGGCGAAAGCGGTGAACCACAATCcgggcctcctcctcttggcGATACTCGACTTGCCAGTCGCGGGTCCCTATTCACATGTTAGCCATTGTCACCTAAAGGAGCCACCTCATGGAAACTCACACTATAAACCCAGTCCCCCTTCTTGATCATCATACAATCCCACCAATACCTTGCCTGACTCCACGGATACGTCATCCCATTCCACACCCTCCCCGTCTCCCTGTCTCGAGCTGTATACCAACTATTGCAAGTCTCACTCGTAAACACCGTCTTCCCCAACGCCTCCTGAGCCCGCTCAACAAACTCCCTCTCTGCCTGCTCCGTCACATCAACAACCgacgccctcccctccaaacaAGGCTTGATAACCCTCAACGCGAAGTTAACCCCGTTCTCAATCGCCATCACAGCCGAAGTATGCCCCGTAGCCGTATTCGGCCCCCACAGCAAAAAGAAGTTGGGAAACCCATGCAACGAAGTGCAATTGTACGCCTCCGGACCAGGAAATGTCTCACTCCAATGCTCCTGGAGGGTATGGCCCCCCGTACCGACAACCGGCAAGAGTGTCGTGGGTGTGTTCGTCTCAAAGCCATTAGCCAAGACCAGCACatccgcctccaccacccgtcCATCAGCCATTTTCACCCCGTGAGGTAAGATCTCGACTGCCTTGTCGTTGGTGAGGGTTATCTTTTCCGAGTGGAGACATTCCAGGTAGCCGGAGTCAAAGACGCGTCTCTTGCACCCGATTTCGAACTcggggacgaggagggggtggtatTTCTGCGGAGCGGTGGTTTTCATGTACTTTTCCGCCATCTTCCTGCGTCTGGACCGgaaggaggctgccgagggggtgagggtgaagcCGGCCCAGTCGGCCTCGGCGAGGTGGTAGACTATGAAGCGTTGGAGGAGCGTGGCGCCGGGCATGCTTGCCAGAAGCTTTTTGGCAAAGGGGGAGACTTTGGCGTCGACGGGGGGATAGATCCAGTGTTTGGAGCGGACGATTTGGGTGAggtgggcggtggaggagaggatggaggggacgATTTGGGCGGCGGTGCAGCCGTTTCCAAAGACTACCACTTTTTTGTCGTGGAGGGAGACGGAGTGGTCCCAGCGGGCGGAGTGGATTACCGGACCTTGGAAGGAGTCGATTCCGGGGACGTCCAAGGGGCGGGGGGAGTTGAATTGGCCTGAGCCGGAGAACAAGAACTGGCATTCGTGGTGGGAAGTGAGGTTGGTTTCGAGGTCGAGGATCGTCAGCCGCCATCGGGGGTTGGTAGGGGAGGGGATCCATTCTGCTTTGGTGACTTTGGTGTTGAACTTCATGCGCGGAACGAGGTTGTATTTCTCGGCGACTTTGGTGAGATAGGCGCGGAGTTCAtcgtggggagggaggaatcTGGTCCAGTTTGGGTTGCGCTCAAAGCTGAAGGAGTAGAGAGCTGAGGGGACGTCACAGGCTGCGCCTGGGTATTGGTTGATGGACCATGTCCCACCAACACACGGTTGCGAGTCAAAGAATTGGATGGATGAGGGCGAGATGCTGTACCATCGTTGGATGGTAGCCCCGAGAGCTATGCCTGAGAAGCCTGTGCCGATACAGGCGAACTGGGTGAAGGGGACTTCGGTTTCTTTGTCTGAAGACATCGTGAAATGCTATGGCGGTGGGAACATGTCAAGAGAGCCTCGAGGTGAGAACCTGGAGCACATAAGCCGCAAAATCTATACACTAGTCCAGACATCTGACGATATCCAACTCTTGACGTCGCAGGTGCTAGCACCAATATCTGCAAAGGGGCAACAAAACAAGCTAGCGGGATCCTCCCGATGCCTCGGTCCCCCAACAATTAAGCCGCCAAGACAGAGATTGGGGTGTGCCAAGAATGCAGATCTGGAGATGAGACAAGGATGCCCACGGGGCACACTGATCCCCGCAACCCCGAGACGGCACGCGACAGTTGGACTTTAGAGGCAAACGGCAGTGGGTGATGAATGTGGTGGTAGGTATCATTCTTGTATCATATCTAGTAACTTCAGTGAAATTCTATCATCAGTTTTCGTTGATTTCATTTCgctttttattctttttttgtcttgATCAGCTCACTCAGCTTGATTTTTCAGACCTCTCGTTTCTTGCTCTTCTCTCGGCTCTGTTCGATCTGCCGGATCTCTCAGCCCTCTCAGCCCTCTCAGACCTTTCAGACCTCTCAGCCCTCTCAGCCCTCTCAGGTCTCTCGCCTGCCTCGCTCCTCTCGGCTCTTTCGGGGCGTTCAGGTCTTTCGGCCTTCTCAGGTCTCTCAGCTGCCTCGGATTTCTCGGGCTTCTCGGGCACCTCAGGTGCTTCAGATCGGTCAGACTTTTCAGCGATTTCGGCCTTCTGAACCTTGACGGCCCTCAAGCCTCCGTTCTCGTCAATGATCTGTCGCCCCTGGAATCCAACCGCGAGGTTGACTGTGCCATTTCGGATGAGATATGTGTACACCCACTCAGGAAGCGCCCTCTGTGATAGTGTCAGCTATTGTGTCACTCCATATGCGAATGAAAAGAATCTTACCAAACAAGTGATGTATCTCATGATTCCCGGTAAATACACAACACCTCCATATCCGCTCTCAATCTGTCTGACAATAGTCTCGGCCACCGTCTCAACGTGAAGCAATGGCGCTCCAAATTGCGACTGACGGGGCACTCCTGACAGCAATGGTGTACGGATGAAGTTGGGAATAATGTTGGTCAATCTGACCTTGTCGGCCTTGTGTCTATGCTTCAGTTCTAGCGCCAGGCCCTCATGTAACGCTTGAACGCCAGCCTTGGTGGCAGAGTAATCGACGATGCCCGGCGTGGGAACAACAGCGCTCATGGAGCAGATGGTAACGATATGACCGTGGTTCGTCTTGGCCATGTGCGGGACGAACTCCTTGATGAGCAGGAACGGAGCTTGAAGGTTGGTCTTGATGGTGACTTCGACGTCGGCGTAGGATCCTTCCAAAACGCTGAACCCGCGGGCAAGACCGGCGTTGTTGATCAGGACAGTTGGATGGccaaccttcttcttgatgcgCTTCGAAACAGAGCGCACAACCTCGGGTTTGCTGAGATCGGCTTGGAAGTAAAAGACCCGAGAGGCATCGGCGGCAGATGGCTCCCAGGACATGGGAGCAAAGTCAACGATGACAATCTTTACACCCTTGTGCCAGGCCAGCAGCATCTTAGCTGTGTGCTCGCCAATGCCGCTACTGGCCCCAGTGATGAGAACAATCTCCTTGTCGAGGGTCTTCCACTCCCCGGGCTTGTTGCGCGTCCAGTTGTTGGCGGTCCATTTTGTGAGGAACTCGTTGGCAGAGTAAGCGGCgccaacaagaccaagggTCAGGGCAGTGCGTGCGATCTTTGGAAGGTTGAGGTCGCGAGGGTTGAGCTTGACACCGAGACGGTTGGCGTGAGTGAAGAGGGCGGTCAGATACTTGACCGAGGAGTCGAGCGTGAGGAAGTGGGCGGCGCCGGCAATGGGAAGGGCAAGAAACTCGTTAAGGGCAGTGTACCGGACGACTCGGGCGAGGCTGTCGAGGTGGAAGCCCTTGTTTTCTCTACGGCTAGCCATGTTTGTTTTATCCAATAATAGTAATGATAATGATACGGAGTAATGCTGGCAGAATTCTCAAACTGTACAAAGTTgtgtcaaggagaagaaaaaggtgaACTCGTCCACCGTGTCACAgtcacacacaccacacaccgCTACTGCTGACCCTCACCTGTGCCTTACAACCCCtccgctctcccctcctGCGCCCCTCATCCTATCGACCCCTCCACGACAGGGGGTGTCCCTGGTCGTTCCCCAACTGCCAGCAAAACATGTTCCCCACACTCTTGGCGGTACCCAACCCCGCAAAGTGGGCCGAGGACAACCCCTGTGAACAAGCACATGAGAATGTCCAGATGGGGAATGGATGGAATGCAGAGAGGCCTTGCCATGGGGAAATATCGTTGAGAGGCCGCCAGAACCTGATTTCATATTTCATTTTCTTGTACCACCAGAATCAGCTGTTACGCTACCCTTTGCTATTCTTTTCTGGTAGAATCATATTTTCACAATGGTAAGTGGgcctcaacaccatcaaatTTTCTCACGATGTCAACAAACCCCCCTTTCCGTTGCTGACATAATTCCTCTGCAGGCGCCCGCATCATCCAAACcgctcaccctctcctttCTAGGGAAACTTTCCCTTCTCTTCAAACTTCTCGTCGTTGGTAtgctttcctttttttttttaaaaaaaaaaaagaaaaaaaacacctTTCTTCCCACTCTAACACCCTCCCAGCCCCTCCAACCCTCCTAATCAACAACCTCCGCTgccacctcctcgccctcctccgcgGCGCCTCCCTCAAATACTACACCCTCTGCGCCTTCAACAAATTCGGCCTCCgccacctcacccccctccaactccaGTTTATGAAACCCCCCACTGTCGCCTATTACAAATCATGGGTTAGAAAGCAGtccatcgccgccatcaagcggctctccacctccaatgACACCCCCAAACCAGAGGACCTAGTGTTATCCGAGCTCAAAGTCGACATTGAATCCCTTCACGACGGGCAATCCTCGCTCCTCTGGCTAGGCCACCGCACCAAAGCCAAAAAGGTCGTCCTTTTCTTCCACGGAGGGGGCTACGCCATCCCCATGTTACCAGGCCACATCAACTGGTGTCACCGCGCTtacctcctcgcctcccccggCGACGTCGCCGTGGCGATACTGCAGTACACCCTTGTCCCTCATGGTAAATATCCGACGCAGCTAAAGCAAGCCGCGGCAGGTTTGGATCATATCCTCAAAGCGGGGGTCAAGCCAGAAAATATCATCTTCGGTGGTGACTCCGCTGGTGGAAACCTGACTTGCTcactcctctcccacctgcTGCACCCCCACCCTGACGCGGTGGCCGTCTCCCTTTCTCGACCTATCGCCGGCGCGTTTTTGGTGTCGCCTTGGGTGTCGACTAGGACCGACACGGCTAGTTATAAAAAGAACAACGGGATTGACATGCTGtctaccaccaccgttgACTCCGCCTGTGGGCATTTGCTACCCGAAAACTTGACAGACGAGGACAGGGCGTGGGTTATGCCTGTTGATCTACCGCgggagaggcaggaggcGTGGTTCAAGGGGTTGGACAAGGTTGTTTCGGAGGTGTACATCACGGCAGGGGAACAGGAGGTTTTCTTGGATCAAAGCGTGCAGTTGGCGGATGTGTTCAAGAAGGTGAACAACAAACTGGATGTCAAGGTTGAGCTGATGAAGAGTGAGGCGCATGATTGGATtctgctggagggggagaatcAGCATGATGGGGATGCGAccaagaggatgaggagttgggttagggggttgtgggggttTAACTAGGTGTGATAGAGGCGAGAAGACTTGGTGTTGCCATAGAAGGCTGTAATGTTTACTATTTATTGTCTGTATGAACACAGTTCCGCGAACATCTACAACTGAAAGTTATCTGTCCCTAACCCACCTGTAAAGAAGTCTAAAGGCTGGTCCCAATTGAAGAGCGAGGTCACGTTCAGCATGCTCAGGTCCGCATTGCTGGGAACTTCCCATTGGAGACCGTTTCCAAAATCCAGAGAAGTATGATGTGCTTGGGCTGAGTTGAAGCCATCCTCCCTGGGCAACACGATACCCTGGCCAGCTGGGGTGGCGGCAGTGGCAATCGGGGTTGGAAGGACTGGCCTGTCGGTGTCACCGGCTTGCTCTGGTGTTCATGTCAGTGAAAACCCCGCAGTATTCACGAGAGCATCTTGAAACATACCAGCAACGCGTGCCATGACATCACCATGCACCTTTTGCAGCAGTTTCAGAGACCTGTGAGCAGAGATACTGAACGAAGCAAAGTGTGCCAGGATTTCCTGGCAAAGAACCCATGATCTTTCCAGGCGTCGTTGATCCATAGAATCAAGGAGGGATGGACATAGATAAGCGACAATAACTGCAAGGCCACCAGTGAATGCATCTGCGGAGCAACGGTCAGCAGAGGGACCAGTAACGGGAAGCGGTGAAACTCAGCATACACaatccatcccaccaccaacctccagTTGTGTCTGTCTGATAAGTCCTGGAAACCAGCTCGACCAAGTCCATGGCTGATCCCAAGCAAATTTTTGCACATTCTGCTGCAAAGGAAGCATACAGCATTCTATTTCCACCAAAGGGTCCTTGCTTCACCGGTGAGGTTGGCTCTGTTGTTCCAGAATCTGAATTTGAGCAAAGTTGGGTGAGGATCGGTCGATGAAGCATCAGCCGTACATAAAGAAAGCTGTTTATTTGGTCAGCTCAGACGGCGGGGCCATCGACTCAGGGCTACTCACCTGGCATGAAGCACATTTCTCTGCGTGACAataatcttcttcttgtcttctGGCATCCCGCTAATATCACTGGGTGCTGTCCAAGACATGGCGGGGCAAACTGCGGCCTCATGTCTCGACAACTTGGCATCCAGCTCCAGAATGGCATCCAACCCATACAGCGGAGACTCATCACCGGTGGTCCCTGACGAAGAACTTGGTGCTCCTCGGCCTTTGGGTGACAGATAGATACTCGACAATATCTCACCCAGGATATGACATTGCCGAATGTGGTCAAGAAAGAAGTTCATCCTCGATGTCGTGGTCACTTCATCGTCAATCTGAGCAAGTGTACCGGGCcactcatcatccaccagtTCCAACCTTGACGGCAGCGGCAGATCATTCACATCCGTCATCGTCGGCCTCCCAAACGTCATGCTCACGATACTGCTCCTGCATCAGCTTCAACCCTTCCCAATCCCCACAAAGAGCACTCACATATCCAAAATAACACACCCATGccacgtcctcctcctcacctccctctccaactccgacctccccctcctccccgcctccgtatgcaaccccaacccctgcgccaccctccccgcGACCCCCAGCGAATTCCAGCACCTGCTCGGAAAAGGGGTActctgcagcagcagcgtcaTAAGCAACAAACTCTGCACCACACCCACATTATGCATATCAATCAAATCCAACCCCACAAACTTCTtcgccctctccaaaaaAGTCTCTATCGCGCTGACCCTGTCCTTGGCCGACAAATCACTAAACTGACACCCTATCGCAAAGATAGTATTGAGCGCAGAATGAAAAACGATACTCCCGGCCCCAGCCCCAGGTtcactccccaaccccaaccccggcTCCGGCACCCCTTTTTCCTTCCCCGTAACCGGCTGCCAGAGCTGGCGGTAGGCGTACATAAAGGTTGGCTTGTGAAAGAAGGGATACAGCCAATAAACCCGGTCGAAGAACCTCCCGATGAGGTAATCAGCCACATTCCTCGGCGGCAAGGCGAACCGATCAGGCTGCAGGAAATTCAGGGGGCCAAAATCCGCTTTTGGCGCCGCAAAGGTTTGTCGGAGGTTGCCCGCTGCCGTTGTTGTGACCACCGATCCGGCTCCCGGCAACGACGAGGACAcccggtgatgatgaggcttGACACTCCCGTAAGCCTCCTTCATGAAACTGGCCGCGCTCGAGCTGCCGTAGAACTCGTCTTGCGTCTCCTCAAAGGCTTGGTTGACGTCGTGTTCGGCGCTTACCGTTCCCATTGCTGTTATTTTCGTGGCGTTCTCTAGGGAGTCCAGCCCTTCACAGTCGGGAGAGCGTGGGTCGAGGATCTGGCGATGCGGGACAGGCAGGGGAGTAGCAGTGGTGCATTGGACGTGGTCTTTGATCGCAGGAGTAAGAAGCCCATTACCCGGCCCGGGTTGGACCGAGACGGATCTCCTCCCCGGCCCGGCCCCCGGGTCCGGAGCCGGCTCCTCGCTCGGATCAAGTGGGGGAGTGGGGATCCCATTCTCGGAACACGCCCGCTCAAGCCGTTGGATGCGTTCGTGCAGAACCCGGATGTACCTGAGGAGATGGTCAACATGGGGTGAACGTTTGAGGAAAGGTACAAAGGACACCAGAAAAACTCACGCCTCATTGCTCGCTGTCCTGGCATTCTCAACCGTGTAGATACACTGATGCAGCGGCAGCGACCGCCGCTGGCAGGTGGAGCAGATCGGCTTGGCTCCGTCGCAACGAGACTTCCTCTCCCGGCATGGCTCGCAAGCCAGGGAGATCTTTCGGCGCTTCTGCTGCCGCTCGTTGCGGTGTTCGGGATCCATCCCGGGTTGGCAGTCTAATCAGGGTAGGCAGCTTCGGTGCAGGTGCTGGTGTGTAATGCCAAGATTTCTTTCTGCTCTGCGTCCAAGTTGAGATTCTGCAATTCGGTTTACGCCAATTAGAATCCACATTAAAAGTCAACACGCCTGAAGACACACCTCTCAGTCGTATAGCCCGAAAGTCCGCAACGCtggatgttgatgccgaTGAACCAGGCATTCGGAAGGCACCCGAGACTTCGCGGGTTGGTTCCGACCCGAGCAGGCCCACATTTCCTTCATGCCTGGACCCCTGATCGAATCCAGCATTGGAAAAGATAATCAAAAGGCCATAAATGCAGATGCTTTATTACACTCGCTCGAGTCGCCTCTATCTAGCTCTCTAATGTTGTCAACTCGTCTGGAAACTCATATCATCGCTTCATAATCACCATTGATGCCCCTATCCCCCAAAGCCAAATTTCAACCCTAAACGCCCTCGCTAGTGCTGTCGGAAAAAGCGTCTGTAGCATATCGAAATAATCGGGACTATTGCCATGACCAAAACCACCCAGCGTGACCGGATGTTACCAATACCGCATGAATATGATCCAgatgtgatggtggtattgtcatcatcgtcggGAGCATCACCTCTGACGGTCAAAGtcccgtcatcatcgtcatcatcttcgtcgcCCCTCCAGCCGTTCTATGTCTTTCCCCGAAGATCGCAAACGTCGACATTGAGGTCCGCTTCGATGACATGCCCGGCAGGCTGAAGGGCGTTCACGTAAAGTTGATCGCCCGGGACATCGTGCGGATGAAATGGATCCGTCTTTCGGCACTTCAGCATCTCCGGTAGGCCCGGTGGGTTGGTCAACCGAAAGACTCCCCAGGAAGGTTCGTATCGTGGGGCGCAAACGATGGCAATACTCTCAGACAACATAGCTTGGTAACTTGCCTGTGTATGCATGTCGCGGGAGCTGAGGAAGCATGTTTGCGTCGGGTGCGTGTGGATCCAACCAATCTGTatcaactcctccttgtcaCAAAACTCCCAAATGTCGGCTTCGTTTCGGGTATCACAAGTGTTCTCGGTACAATCCTGATCGGGTATCACAAGGTGTGTGATAAAAAGGGcattgttgatgttggcgccGCAGAGGAGGCCGCACATTTCGAGCCCTCTTTTGGTATTTGGCTCGGCAATAGCGAGGAACCGTCTCCGAAGCGACTCCGGCAAAAAGATTGAACGGATCGGGTCACCGTTCTCTAAATACTTCTCAGGTTTAAATGTGTACCTTCTCTTGGGCTCAGGTACGGGCTCGAGGGCTTCTTTAGGCGGTCTAACAGGAGATTGTGACCTCGTTGTGACACATGCTTCAGTGTCCAGTTCCTTCCTGGGccgtggagggggtgaaaCGGAGGGAGGGCGGGATGGCTCGGGCAGTTGCTTGGGAGGTCGTGGTGGCATGGGCCGAGTAGGGGGGGGACTCGGGCGTCGAGGAGCGGATTCGTACGAAAGAGAAGCCGACTGCTTGATCGAAGGGTAAGAATAGTTGGTCGACTGTAAGCGGTCATTGGTGTCTGATGTCCTATACGATCGGTCCAACTGATTTCGAACTGCCTCCATATTCCTGCGCTGCAACTCATCTTCTGAAATTATTCGAGACGACCGAGAAGGCGCCATCTTAGTCGCATTTCTCCTCCGGAGTCGTTCCTTGTTGGCCATTTCGATGGCGAGATCCTTATTGGACCTGGCATCTAATATGCTCCCCGGCGAAGCGTGGTTCCAAGACAGGGCTGGATCCACCAGTCTGATTGTGCTCTTTGCCGGAGGTTGTGACCGGCGTTGAGCCCTCATTCGTGCCTCCCATCGGCTGTAGTATTCATCAATCTCAACCCGCATCGATTCCATCAGCTCTATGATGGCAGGGATGCGTTTGGACAGGGTCTTGTATTGAGGCCGGGATTCGGGAAGGTTGATATCGGGATGTGTTCTGAGCTTATACATAACGAGATCGCAGTATCGTTGGAACATCATGAAGGCCTGGGGAGTATTCCCATC is from Podospora pseudopauciseta strain CBS 411.78 chromosome 5 map unlocalized CBS411.78m_5.2, whole genome shotgun sequence and encodes:
- a CDS encoding uncharacterized protein (COG:I; EggNog:ENOG503P25V; MEROPS:MER0036370); amino-acid sequence: MAPASSKPLTLSFLGKLSLLFKLLVVAPPTLLINNLRCHLLALLRGASLKYYTLCAFNKFGLRHLTPLQLQFMKPPTVAYYKSWVRKQSIAAIKRLSTSNDTPKPEDLVLSELKVDIESLHDGQSSLLWLGHRTKAKKVVLFFHGGGYAIPMLPGHINWCHRAYLLASPGDVAVAILQYTLVPHGKYPTQLKQAAAGLDHILKAGVKPENIIFGGDSAGGNLTCSLLSHLLHPHPDAVAVSLSRPIAGAFLVSPWVSTRTDTASYKKNNGIDMLSTTTVDSACGHLLPENLTDEDRAWVMPVDLPRERQEAWFKGLDKVVSEVYITAGEQEVFLDQSVQLADVFKKVNNKLDVKVELMKSEAHDWILLEGENQHDGDATKRMRSWVRGLWGFN
- a CDS encoding uncharacterized protein (COG:Q; EggNog:ENOG503NUZI), which produces MSSDKETEVPFTQFACIGTGFSGIALGATIQRWYSISPSSIQFFDSQPCVGGTWSINQYPGAACDVPSALYSFSFERNPNWTRFLPPHDELRAYLTKVAEKYNLVPRMKFNTKVTKAEWIPSPTNPRWRLTILDLETNLTSHHECQFLFSGSGQFNSPRPLDVPGIDSFQGPVIHSARWDHSVSLHDKKVVVFGNGCTAAQIVPSILSSTAHLTQIVRSKHWIYPPVDAKVSPFAKKLLASMPGATLLQRFIVYHLAEADWAGFTLTPSAASFRSRRRKMAEKYMKTTAPQKYHPLLVPEFEIGCKRRVFDSGYLECLHSEKITLTNDKAVEILPHGVKMADGRVVEADVLVLANGFETNTPTTLLPVVGTGGHTLQEHWSETFPGPEAYNCTSLHGFPNFFLLWGPNTATGHTSAVMAIENGVNFALRVIKPCLEGRASVVDVTEQAEREFVERAQEALGKTVFTSETCNSWYTARDRETGRVWNGMTYPWSQARYWWDCMMIKKGDWVYSQVEYRQEEEARIVVHRFRRDGLGLAACLGWKEPEFSFGAGIGWVKVCCCCACSEDMGIGCDRTKGAELIVQTILFTHIAVCTILHINHDPPSVGHVSNHRYSCTYFTTSKALSQQPARP
- a CDS encoding uncharacterized protein (COG:Q; EggNog:ENOG503P171), whose translation is MASRRENKGFHLDSLARVVRYTALNEFLALPIAGAAHFLTLDSSVKYLTALFTHANRLGVKLNPRDLNLPKIARTALTLGLVGAAYSANEFLTKWTANNWTRNKPGEWKTLDKEIVLITGASSGIGEHTAKMLLAWHKGVKIVIVDFAPMSWEPSAADASRVFYFQADLSKPEVVRSVSKRIKKKVGHPTVLINNAGLARGFSVLEGSYADVEVTIKTNLQAPFLLIKEFVPHMAKTNHGHIVTICSMSAVVPTPGIVDYSATKAGVQALHEGLALELKHRHKADKVRLTNIIPNFIRTPLLSGVPRQSQFGAPLLHVETVAETIVRQIESGYGGVVYLPGIMRYITCLRALPEWVYTYLIRNGTVNLAVGFQGRQIIDENGGLRAVKVQKAEIAEKSDRSEAPEVPEKPEKSEAAERPEKAERPERPERAERSEAGERPERAERAERSERSERAERAERSGRSNRAERRARNERSEKSS
- a CDS encoding uncharacterized protein (COG:B; EggNog:ENOG503P0BS); amino-acid sequence: MDPEHRNERQQKRRKISLACEPCRERKSRCDGAKPICSTCQRRSLPLHQCIYTVENARTASNEAYIRVLHERIQRLERACSENGIPTPPLDPSEEPAPDPGAGPGRRSVSVQPGPGNGLLTPAIKDHVQCTTATPLPVPHRQILDPRSPDCEGLDSLENATKITAMGTVSAEHDVNQAFEETQDEFYGSSSAASFMKEAYGSVKPHHHRVSSSLPGAGSVVTTTAAGNLRQTFAAPKADFGPLNFLQPDRFALPPRNVADYLIGRFFDRVYWLYPFFHKPTFMYAYRQLWQPVTGKEKGVPEPGLGLGSEPGAGAGSIVFHSALNTIFAIGCQFSDLSAKDRVSAIETFLERAKKFVGLDLIDMHNVGVVQSLLLMTLLLQSTPFPSRCWNSLGVAGRVAQGLGLHTEAGRRGRSELEREVRRRTWHGCVILDIIVSMTFGRPTMTDVNDLPLPSRLELVDDEWPGTLAQIDDEVTTTSRMNFFLDHIRQCHILGEILSSIYLSPKGRGAPSSSSGTTGDESPLYGLDAILELDAKLSRHEAAVCPAMSWTAPSDISGMPEDKKKIIVTQRNVLHASFLYVRLMLHRPILTQLCSNSDSGTTEPTSPVKQGPFGGNRMLYASFAAECAKICLGSAMDLVELVSRTYQTDTTGGWWWDGLYAFTGGLAVIVAYLCPSLLDSMDQRRLERSWVLCQEILAHFASFSISAHRSLKLLQKVHGDVMARVAEQAGDTDRPVLPTPIATAATPAGQGIVLPREDGFNSAQAHHTSLDFGNGLQWEVPSNADLSMLNVTSLFNWDQPLDFFTGGLGTDNFQL
- a CDS encoding uncharacterized protein (CAZy:AA3; EggNog:ENOG503NUKJ; COG:E) produces the protein MAAPPPPSSLSSSSSSSPKEIPLPDSIDFLSESQWTVFMALMDTIAPAILPPKSIASSDNNPPDDKSVLRLSQQEYADAASKIRAAVSPHEVTAETIESYLRERPSDNPMFEKIMKLVLSGLPPSKKRELKILLSVLSTRPGSLILTSYGTPLPQLGLEDRTRVLEGWRESRLWAVRGLFKSMTTLGKLGFLRSSNTFAPLTGFPSVPKEWVATSSFPFEFIRPTAEVETDVVIIGSGCGSGVVTNRLANTFGKGVKVLVLEKGGHFDASYFPMSQTVGLSAMFEAGGVVESDDGSITVTAGSCFGGGGTVNWSASLQPQDFVRKDWAETYKMPFFDGREFQECLDYVWEKMGVTDKITPNHGNQVLLNGGRQTGCKRCKIVPQNTRGQPHNCGYCTLGCANGEKMGPVNGWFPEAAEKGAVEFIEGFRAERVLFDEKKKSKKVACGVAGVWTPKEGGEPIKVVVKAKKVVVSAGTLWSPVVLMNSGIKNPQVGKNLYLHPVNFVAGAFDEDIRPWEGGSLTTVVGDFEDLDGKGHGAKLEAMSMMPSLALPFLTWRSGSDYKLMAAKYRHINQYISIIRDRDTGYIYRDPYTGDPRISYTPSDFDRAHNFVGVLELCKILHATGAREIHPCLPGFQPFVRSQGDSKKTDKAFKKWLRKLKKHGNKPPVAPFVSAHQMGTCRMSAKAKDGVVDPRGRVWDTEGLYVADASVFPTASGVNPMVTTMALADWVARGICEDIKDELVVEKVPSRL